The sequence below is a genomic window from Iodobacter fluviatilis.
TGCAGCGCCAGGGCTTTGATATTCCGCTGCTAATTGGCGGCGCCACCACATCTAAAGTGCACACCGCCGTTAAAATTGAGCCGGGCTACGCCAATGGCCCTGTGGTGTACGTGCCGGACGCCAGCCGCGCCGTGGGGGTGTGCTCCAATTTATTAAGCGACGAGCTCAAGCCCGAGTTTATGCAAAAGCTGCGCGCCGAATACCAGAATATCCGCACCATTCATGAAAACAAAGGCAAGAGCAAGCTGCTGCCGATAGCCGCCGCCCGCGCCAATAAATTTGAAATAGACTGGACCAGCTACACCCCGCCCAAGCCTAAGCAGCTGGGCGTGATGCGCTTTGAAAAAGTGCCGCTGGCCGACATCGCCCCCTATATCGACTGGAGCCCTTTCTTTAACGCTTGGGAGCTGGCGGGTAAATACCCGCGCATTCTGACTGACGAAGTGGTTGGCGAAGCGGCAACGGCTCTGTTTGCCGATGCCCAGCTACTGCTGGCCAAAATGATAGAAGGCGAATGGGTGCAAGCCAATGGCGTGATTGGCCTCTTCCCGGCGAGCAGCGTGGAAGATGATATTGAAATTTATCACCCGGACAGCGGCGAAAAGCTAATGACTTGGCACAATTTGCGCCAGCAAAATGCCAAAGCTGCAGGCAAGCCTAACTGGTGCTTAGCTGACTTTATCGCCCCCAAAGACAGCGGCGTTAGCGACTATATCGGCGCATTTGCCGTCACCGGCGGGCTAAATATCGATGCCCATGTAGAGCGCTTCGAGAAGGCCGACGACGATTACAACGCCATTATGGTCAAAGCCCTTGCCGATCGTTTTGCCGAAGGCTTTGCCGAATATATGCACGAGAAAATCCGCAAAGAGCTATGGGGCTATGTGCCGGATGAAAACCTGCATGTGGATGACTTAACCGACGAAAAATACCAAGGCATCCGCCCCGCCCCCGGCTACCCCGCCTGCCCTGATCACACGCCTAAAACCGGCTTATTTAATCTGATCGACCCCGCCAGCATCGGTATGAGCCTCACCGAGGGCTACGCCATGCTGCCAACCGCAGCCGTCAGCGGCTTCTACTTCAGCCACCCACAAGCCCAATACTTTGCTGTGGGTAAAATCGAGAAGGATCAGGTAGAAAGCTATGCAGCGCGGCGCGGAGTAACGATTGAGCAAGCCGAGCGCGATTTAGCACCTAATTTGGGATATAACGCCTGATTTCCTAGGGTGGGCCTTGGTCTATGCTGGTGGGCGTAACCCGCCAGCAATCAATGGCAATCCCATTTCCTCCTTATGGCAAAAATCAAGCTTGCTTACCCTATGAGATACGCTTTACCTTAGCTACTCGCTACTTCATCCACCGCCCGGATTCCCCATGCCCAATTCCCATCGTTTTTCAGATTCCGAAATCGCCAGCCTGACCCGGCTGATGAGCCAGCGGCGGGATATTCGTCAGTTTAAAACTGGGCCATTGCCAGAGGGGCTGATGCCGCGCTTAATTGAGGCGGCACAAATGGCCCCTTCGGTGGGCTTTATGCAGCCCTGGCGCTTTCTGCATATCACCGACGATGCATTACGTGTGCAGGTGCATGCGCTGGTAGATGCCGAGCGCGAGCGCACCTCGGCAGCGCTGCCCAGCCGCCAGCAAGAATTTATGAAGCTCAAAGTAGATGGCTTAGCAGAATGCGCCGAAGTATTGGTGGTGGCTTTAATGGATGGGCGCGAGAAACACATTTTTGGCCGCCGCACCCTGCCCGAAATGGATTTGGCTTCTGCATCCTGCGCCATCCAAAATATGTGGCTGTTAGCACGGGCCGAAGGGATTGGAATGGGCTGGGTATCGATCTTTGAACCGGAAGATCTTGCGCGGCTGTTAAAGATGCCGGAAGGCGCAAAGCCGATTGCCATTCTTTGCTTGGGGCAAGTTGAAGCCTTCCCAGAAAAACCCACGTTGGAGCGCCTAGGCTGGGGCTGCCGCTTGGAGCAGGAGCAAATCTTTTTTGAAAATAGCTGGCCGGAAGGCGATCACAGCACGCCGATCACTTATTGAGCACGGCTGTCTCAAGCCGCTCTCAACTTTCCAAATCGATGATTACCCTGCTGGATCCCCGAAAAAACATTCGGGGATGACGCTAGGTCAATTGCTAAGTACAGACGTAAAAAAAGCCGCTTACGCGGCTTAATTTGCTCTTGGCAGGGGAAGAAGGATTCGAACCTTCGCATGTCGGAATCAAAATCCGATGCCTTAACCAACTTGGCGACTCCCCTGAAGAGATCGGCATACTACATGAAGAATTTTGTTTTGGGAAGCTTTTAACAAAAATTTGTAAGCCACCCGGTAAAAACCGGTCTTTCAGCCACCTCTGCGGGCCCGTTTATAGTGCACTGCGGGCCCAATCCATGGTCATTAAAGCGGGATATTATCCAGAAAGCCACAGTAAGGCTTTCTACTTACTTTCTTGTTTTCATTGCAATACTTTCCCTATACCATTGGCATTAATAATCTTGATGGGACTAAGTCTTGGTGCAGCATGGATGAAACAGAAGATCTGGAAGTATTCTTTGAGGTTTTTTCCAAAGTCTACGCAAAGCTGGATGTAGATGGCGTAACGGATATGTTTTGCCTGCCGTTTTTTTCCTTAATCAATGGGGAAAAAACCGACTGGCCCAAGCTAGAAGAGCTCTATCACACTACATGCATATTATTCGACTGGTATAAAAATCAGGGCTTTCACAACGCACGCTACACCATCGTCAGCATGCTGAAAATTACGCCCACGCTGGCCACTGCCAGGCTGCGCTGGCGGGTACTGCTCACCGATGGCAGCCCTTGGGAATATTGCACCAGCTATCAGCTCAAGCGAATTGACGGTGAGTGGAAAATGGCAGGCGTGATTCAGTTTGAAGAAAAAACCTCCAACACCCCACCGCCGCCCTTGGTTGCCGCAGAAAATGCACTGCATTTTTTGGCCGATCTGTCTGAAAGCGAAGCGCATCAGCTCAAGAATGTGTATTTCGACTTAGAGCAATAAAAAAGGATTTTGCTGAAGATCAGAGCTTGGCTGGTAAAATCGTCATTTGCCCGCCTGATCTGATCATGTCTGAAACCCCTATTCCCTCGCCATGCATTGGCCAGTGCAAACTGGACGACGCTCAAACCTGCACGGGTTGCCGCCGTACATTGGACGAGATTCGCCTCTGGTCTGCAGCAACAGATGCAGAAAAAACCATCATCTGGCAACGCTTGCTTGCCCTGCCTTTAATTGTAAAAAACAAGCAATGTCAGCGCTGCGGCTCAGAATTCGGCTGTGGTAGCGGCGGGCAGAATGGGGGATGCTGGTGCATGGATTTCCCGCCGGTGTTATCGCCATCCGGCTCATCGGGTGATTGCTTTTGCCCTGAATGCCTTGCTCAAGTCATCAGGGAGAGCGGCCTGAGCTAAGAGGCCAATCCTTCACCAGTAATTCCTGAGCTGTATAGCTGCGGCGGCTGACTAAGGCCGCCAAAGCCTCTGTACCCACATCCAAATCATAAAGATGCCAAAGGGTGTTTTCACCATCGCAATGAATCATTGCCCGCATGCACTGCTTGTCCCCCTGCGGCAGCACCACTTGCGACATGGGTAAATGCAAACCCCGCCCAAATGCCTTGAGCACCGCTTCTTTGCGCACCCACAGCTTTAAGGCCTGTGCAGCGCTTAAGGACTGAGTCATTTTCCGCAGCTCTGCAGGGCTTTGGAAATCGCTAAACCAATCCGGATCAGTGTCATTATTTTGCAGCTCGATATCTATTCCCAAAGGCCCTTGGGGCTGCAAGGCAATCAGCGCAATCCCCCCGCTGTGGCTTAATGAAAATGCCGGGCCATGATGCAAAAATGGCTTACACCATGAATTATGCTGATAGCAGATATCGGCCGGTAAACAGTCCAGCTCACTGGCCAGAACAGCGCGTAAAGCAATATGTGCAGCCGCATAACGGTTCGCATCAAGCGCTCTGCGCAGGCTCTGCCAGCGCTGATACTCCTGCTGATCCAGCGCAGCCAGCCCTAGCTCGCTCAGCCAGCCCGCATCATCCAGATAGACACGCCAGATCTTCAGCACATATTTTTCCGGTTAAATACCCAGCGTCGCCCCGCCATCCACACACAAATTATGCATGGTGATATGGCGGGCACCGGGCGAGAGTAAAAAGAGCACCGATGCGGCAATATCCTCCGCATCCGCAATCCGCCCCAGCGGAATACCCGTGCGATAGCCAGGCAAAGAGCCCGCTATCACTTTTTGCACATCGCTTTCATCCTGCCAAAGCTGGCGCTGCATGGCCGTATCAGTAGAGCCGGGGGAGACAATATTACAACGTATGCCGTATTCAGCCAGCTCCAGCCCTAGGCACTTGGTAAAATGCCCCACCGCTGCTTTAGATGCGGCATAGGCCGCCATTTGCAGCCGTGGCACTTCAGCCGCATTTGATCCTACCGTAACAATCGCGCCGCTGCGGCGCGGGATCATACATTGCGCGACGGCTCTGGATAAATAGAAAGGGCCATGCGTATTCACCGCAAAGGTGTTTTCCCAATCTTCATCACTCATCGTGCTGATGGCCGACATATGCAATATGCCTGCGGCATTCACCAGCACAGCAACAGGCCCCAGCTCAGCTTCAATCTGCCCAACCACCTCGCTAATCCGGCTGCTGCTGCGCATATCCACAGAATAAGCATGCACCGCCAGGCCTTCAAGTCGATATTGCAAAGCCACTGCCTGTAAGCGCTCAGCCTGAATATCCAGTGCTGCAACGATCGCACCCTGGCGGCTTAAAGCCTGCACAACGGCCGCACCAATCCCCTGAGCGGCTCCGGTCACGATGGCGACTTTTCCACGATAAAGCTGATCTTGCATAAGAGGGCTTTCCTTGTTGTTTTTTGATGGCACAAGACACATTTCAGGCCATCTGAATCAATATTTTAATACGAATAATTATTATTCGTATTAAAATAATTAACAAGGCTGTAAGCGCCAGCTCCATTTACAGGCTCTTTCCCCTGCCGCCAGCAAAAACCACACAAGTGAGTCATTCTGTGAATACAAAACACGGCCTTCTGGCCTTTATGCTTATTGGCGCGGCCCTGCTTGCAGGCTGCGATTCCGGCTCAAAAACAACCGCAGCCGAAACGCAGACCAGCGGCTGGCCACGCACTTTCGACACGCCTCAGGGCAAGCTCACTATCAAGGCCCCGCCTCAGCGGATTGTATCCACCAGTGTGACGCTTACCGGCACGCTACTCACCATTAATGCCCCTGTAGTTGGTAGCGGCACTGGCGCGGTGAACACCGTAACCTCAGATGAGCAGGGGTTTTTCCGCCAATGGGCGCATATTGCAAAAGAGCGCAAAGTAGAGCCGCTTTACCATGGCGAGCCCAATGCCGAAACGATTGCTGCAGCCAATCCTGATCTGATTATTGTGTCTGCAACCGGCGGCGATTCTGCCCGTAAAATTTATGATCAGCTCAGCCAGATTGCCCCAACCGTGATCATTCATTATGACGATAAAGACTGGCAAGCCATTGCCACCCAGCTGGGGGCCATTACCGGGCACGAGCAAGATGCAGCAGCCGCAATCAAAGACTTCAGCAGCAAGCTCAGTGCCACAAAACAAAAAATCCATCTCCCGCCCCAGCCCGTAAACGCTATGGTTTACTACGAAGATAACTCTGGCGCCAATGTCTGGACTGCAAACTCCGCACAAGGGCGGCTATTGCTGGACCTAGGCTTTACGCTTGCGACTATTCCGGATGCAGCCAAAGGCGATACCAGCATGGGCATACGCAAGGACTTCACCCAGCTGACAGGTGAAAAATTCTCTGCAGGGCTGCAGGGCAAAACCATGCTGCTGTTTACCGCAGATGATTCAACCGTAGCCAAAGTCAAAAATAATAAGTTTCTGCAACAAAATCTGGCCATATCCGGCAATCGCGTTTATGCCGTAGGCCTAGATACTTTTCGCATGGATTACTACAGCGCCAGCAATATGCTGAAGCGGGTTGAGCAGCACTTTAAGTAAACAGCAGCCTGGCTGACGTATTCAGGCAGCCAGGCAAACATTGCTTTAATGAGCCGCCTCAGATACCGCATCTAGCAGTGGTGGCTCAGCCTCTGGCGGGGGATTCTGCAAGCGCCGCAATCCACTAAACCCAAGCCCCAGCATGGCCCCGGCCAGCGCAACGCCACCCGCAAAAGAGCACACCGCCAGCAGTGGCGCAAATGCACGGGCCAAAGCCCCCAGCCCCAAAGCCCCTGCTGAATCCCCCACCACATCCTGAGCACTCCACAGGCTGTTTATCCGCCCCAGCAAATGATCCGGCGTGTGCTGCTGCACTAAGGTGAACTGCAATAAAGAGCTGATCGAGCCCAGATAACCAAAAACAACAAGCGCCACCAGGCCCGATGGCAGGTGAGTCATCAGGCCAAACACAATAATCGCCAGCGCAGCAGCAATCACCGCAGTAATCAGTAACAAGCCAGGCCGCTGTACCCGCGCCACCCAGCCACTGGTAAATGCACCCGTCATCGCGCCCAGCGGCACCGCCGAATACATCAGGCCCACTTCAAAAGCACCACCGCCATACACAGCCAGAGCCAGCACCGGAAACATCACCCGCACCGAGCTTAATAATGTTTGCAAAGTGCCCATCACTACCACAGCCCCAACCACAGGGCTTTGCTGCAAAAAGCGCACACCATCGGCCAAAGCACGCAAGGGATGCTGAGGCTGGCCCGCAGCCGCTTTCATGGAAGGCAAACGCAGCAAAGGAATTAATGTGCACAAAGTGCCAAGCCCTGCCAGCAGGTAGTTCCAGCTCACCCCTGCCGAAGCAATCACCACACCAGCAAGGGCCGGGGACAAAATCGCCCCCAAACGAACGGTCAGCATGCTTAATGCGCCTGCCGCCGGTAGATTTTCACGCCCAACCAGCGCCGGAATACTCGCCATCAGGGCCGTGATTCCCAGTGCCCCAAAAAACCCATCCCAAACCGCAACCAGATAGAGTGCCAGCAGCGAGGGAGCTGAAATAAAGCTGTTCAAAGCCAGCACTAAAAAGCCAATACCGCACAGACTGCGGGCCATCAGGATCAGCTTGCGCCTGTCGTAGCGATCGGCCAGCACACCGCCACACATCAGCCCTACAAACATCCCTACACCATCTAATGCCACCGCCATCCCTACATGCAATGCCGAGCCGGTCAGCGCATGGATTTGCACCGGCACTGCCACGGTAAGCATGCCTAGTGACAGCACAGAAATTAAACGCGCTATAAAAACAGACCGAAAGTTTGAATTATTTTTAAGCAGACTGAAATCAACAAAAATGGACGATCCGGGTTTACTCATAAGAAATCCAAAAAAGAGAAAGAATCGGGAGCACCGCAAGGCGAAATCTGTCACCAGCTTGACGGCTATGGTATCATCAAGCATCAAAATGAATATGATTAACATTCTCATTTAATGCTTAATTCTGCTACGCCCGCGCCTCTTCCCCTGCTAAAAACCCGCTCCCGATATGCCTTAGCGTTTATCTTGCTCTGCATTTTTGTGGTGCTTAGCCTGACCATGGGGGCCAAACCCATCCCGCTGGCTGTGGTTTACGACAGCTTTTTTGGCACAGCCCAACATCCAGACAGCATTATTGTGCTGGAGAGCAGGCTGCCCAGAACGCTGCTTGGCCTGTTTGCCGGAGCCGCACTGGGCCTCGCCGGTGCGCTGATCCAGGCACTGACGCGTAATCCACTGGCAGATCCCGGCTTGCTTGGGGTGAACGCCGGGGCCAGCTTTGCAGTGGTGCTTGCCGTCGCGCTATTTAATATCCAGCAGCCTGCCTCCTTTGTTGGCTTTGCCTGCGCGGGCGCATTAATTACTACACTTCTGGTGTATTTCATTGGTGTCTGGGGTGTCGGCCGGCTAGACCCCAGCCGCTTTATTCTGGCTGGCGTGGCGATTGGCGCGGTCATGCACGGTATTTCTTCGGGGCTGGTACTGTTTAACCCCATGGCCTTTGATCGTATCCGCTACTGGAATGCAGGTACTCTGGATGTACGCAATCTGAATCTGGTACTGATGATCTTACCTGCCATGATCACTGGCAGCGTATTAGCACTCTTATTAGCAAGGCCTCTGAATGCGCTCAGCATGGGCGCAGAATTATCTATAACACTGGGTACCCGGCCCTGGATCACGCAGGCCTTCAGTATTTTGGCCATTACCCTGCTCACAGGTGCCACCACGGCCATTGCAGGGCCAATTGGTTTTGTCGGCTTGATGATCCCGCAGGTGGCGCGCTGGTTGGTTGGCCCTGATCAGCGGCGGATCTTGCCACTGACTATTTTACTTGCCCCCATTTTGCTGCTCGGTGCCGATATGGTGGGCCGACTGCTGGTGCCCGGCGAGCTGCGAGTATCAATTGTTACCGCCTTTGTGGGGGCTCCAATGCTGATCTGGCTGGCCCGCAAGCAGGTGCGCACATGATGGCGCGCCGCACTATCCTCATTGGCAGGCCGGATGGAGCCATCAGCCTCCGCCTCAATTTTGCCGGGCTGCGCCTTGCCTTGATCCTTGCGCTGGCCTGCCTGCTGCTGGGAGTGATGGCCTTAAAGCTGGGTGCATTATCGTTTTCAAACGCAGAAGTCTTTGCCGCACTCAAAGGTGAAGGCAGCAGCCGTGCCATGATTGTGATCAACCAATGGCGACTGCCACGCGTATTTATGGCGCTGGTGATTGGCGCAGCATTAGGCATGAGCGGGGCCATCTTTCAATCGCTGGTACGCAACCCGCTGGGCAGCCCCGATGTCATTGGATTTGGCACAGGCGCACATACCGGTGCGCTGATTACCATTATTGTTTTAAACGGCGGCTATCTGCAGATTGCTACCGGTGCCATTATTGGCGGGCTGCTAACGGCGCTCCTCGTATATTTACTGGCATGGCGGCAAGGCATACACGGCTTCAGACTGATTATTACTGGGATTGCCGTCAGCGCCATGCTGGCGGCCTTTAATACCTGGCTCAGCATTACTGGCAGCCTAGAAGCGGCCATGAGTGTGGCGCTGTGGGCAGCCGGATCGCTCAATGGCATGTCATGGGCCAAAGGCCTGCCTGCTGCTGCGTTTTGCCTCTGCTGTATGCTGCTGGCCCTGCTGCTTGGCCGCAGGATGCAGCTATTAGAAATGGGCGACGATAGCGCCAGTGCATTAGGCATCCCTGCCGAGCGCACCCGACTACAGCTAATGGCGCTCGGCGTGGCCCTGATTGCCGCAGCCACCGCCGCCACCGGGCCCATTGCCTTTATTGCCCTTGTTGCACCGCAGATTGTGAAACGGATAAGCAACACGGCAACGCTGTATCTTTCGGCCTTAATGGGCGCGCTGCTGCTGCTCTTGGCGGATATCACCGCGCAACATTTATTCTTCCCCCAACAATTTCCGGTAGGCGTTATCACGGTGAGTATTGGCGGGGTTTATCTGATTTGGCTCTTACTCTGTGAAGCAAAACGCATATGACCGCAATGCTAACCCAAACCGCCCCCGCCGCCAGCCGCTTAAAGGGTGAAAATCTGCAGCTGGGCTACGGGCAGCGCATCATTTGCGAGCAGCTTGATCTACAGATCAGCGATGGCGCTTTTACCGTCATTATCGGCCCCAATGGCTGTGGCAAATCAACGCTGCTGCGTAGCCTAGCAAGGCTAATCAAACCCTCCACAGGGCAAATCAGCCTCGATGGCAAAGATATCCACTGCTACCCAGCTAAATTTGTCGCCACACAACTTGGCCTGCTGCCGCAATCTTCCACCGCGCCCGAAGGCATTTGTGTGGCCGATCTCGTTGCCCGTGGCCGCTACCCGCATCAAAGCCTGCTGCGTCAATGGAGCCGCAGCGACGAAGACGCCGTAG
It includes:
- the bluB gene encoding 5,6-dimethylbenzimidazole synthase, whose product is MPNSHRFSDSEIASLTRLMSQRRDIRQFKTGPLPEGLMPRLIEAAQMAPSVGFMQPWRFLHITDDALRVQVHALVDAERERTSAALPSRQQEFMKLKVDGLAECAEVLVVALMDGREKHIFGRRTLPEMDLASASCAIQNMWLLARAEGIGMGWVSIFEPEDLARLLKMPEGAKPIAILCLGQVEAFPEKPTLERLGWGCRLEQEQIFFENSWPEGDHSTPITY
- a CDS encoding DUF1289 domain-containing protein, which translates into the protein MSETPIPSPCIGQCKLDDAQTCTGCRRTLDEIRLWSAATDAEKTIIWQRLLALPLIVKNKQCQRCGSEFGCGSGGQNGGCWCMDFPPVLSPSGSSGDCFCPECLAQVIRESGLS
- a CDS encoding 4'-phosphopantetheinyl transferase family protein, producing the protein MLKIWRVYLDDAGWLSELGLAALDQQEYQRWQSLRRALDANRYAAAHIALRAVLASELDCLPADICYQHNSWCKPFLHHGPAFSLSHSGGIALIALQPQGPLGIDIELQNNDTDPDWFSDFQSPAELRKMTQSLSAAQALKLWVRKEAVLKAFGRGLHLPMSQVVLPQGDKQCMRAMIHCDGENTLWHLYDLDVGTEALAALVSRRSYTAQELLVKDWPLSSGRSP
- a CDS encoding 2,3-dihydro-2,3-dihydroxybenzoate dehydrogenase, giving the protein MQDQLYRGKVAIVTGAAQGIGAAVVQALSRQGAIVAALDIQAERLQAVALQYRLEGLAVHAYSVDMRSSSRISEVVGQIEAELGPVAVLVNAAGILHMSAISTMSDEDWENTFAVNTHGPFYLSRAVAQCMIPRRSGAIVTVGSNAAEVPRLQMAAYAASKAAVGHFTKCLGLELAEYGIRCNIVSPGSTDTAMQRQLWQDESDVQKVIAGSLPGYRTGIPLGRIADAEDIAASVLFLLSPGARHITMHNLCVDGGATLGI
- the fepB gene encoding Fe2+-enterobactin ABC transporter substrate-binding protein yields the protein MNTKHGLLAFMLIGAALLAGCDSGSKTTAAETQTSGWPRTFDTPQGKLTIKAPPQRIVSTSVTLTGTLLTINAPVVGSGTGAVNTVTSDEQGFFRQWAHIAKERKVEPLYHGEPNAETIAAANPDLIIVSATGGDSARKIYDQLSQIAPTVIIHYDDKDWQAIATQLGAITGHEQDAAAAIKDFSSKLSATKQKIHLPPQPVNAMVYYEDNSGANVWTANSAQGRLLLDLGFTLATIPDAAKGDTSMGIRKDFTQLTGEKFSAGLQGKTMLLFTADDSTVAKVKNNKFLQQNLAISGNRVYAVGLDTFRMDYYSASNMLKRVEQHFK
- the entS gene encoding enterobactin transporter EntS, whose protein sequence is MSKPGSSIFVDFSLLKNNSNFRSVFIARLISVLSLGMLTVAVPVQIHALTGSALHVGMAVALDGVGMFVGLMCGGVLADRYDRRKLILMARSLCGIGFLVLALNSFISAPSLLALYLVAVWDGFFGALGITALMASIPALVGRENLPAAGALSMLTVRLGAILSPALAGVVIASAGVSWNYLLAGLGTLCTLIPLLRLPSMKAAAGQPQHPLRALADGVRFLQQSPVVGAVVVMGTLQTLLSSVRVMFPVLALAVYGGGAFEVGLMYSAVPLGAMTGAFTSGWVARVQRPGLLLITAVIAAALAIIVFGLMTHLPSGLVALVVFGYLGSISSLLQFTLVQQHTPDHLLGRINSLWSAQDVVGDSAGALGLGALARAFAPLLAVCSFAGGVALAGAMLGLGFSGLRRLQNPPPEAEPPLLDAVSEAAH
- the fepD gene encoding Fe(3+)-siderophore ABC transporter permease, with amino-acid sequence MLNSATPAPLPLLKTRSRYALAFILLCIFVVLSLTMGAKPIPLAVVYDSFFGTAQHPDSIIVLESRLPRTLLGLFAGAALGLAGALIQALTRNPLADPGLLGVNAGASFAVVLAVALFNIQQPASFVGFACAGALITTLLVYFIGVWGVGRLDPSRFILAGVAIGAVMHGISSGLVLFNPMAFDRIRYWNAGTLDVRNLNLVLMILPAMITGSVLALLLARPLNALSMGAELSITLGTRPWITQAFSILAITLLTGATTAIAGPIGFVGLMIPQVARWLVGPDQRRILPLTILLAPILLLGADMVGRLLVPGELRVSIVTAFVGAPMLIWLARKQVRT
- the fepG gene encoding iron-enterobactin ABC transporter permease, with translation MMARRTILIGRPDGAISLRLNFAGLRLALILALACLLLGVMALKLGALSFSNAEVFAALKGEGSSRAMIVINQWRLPRVFMALVIGAALGMSGAIFQSLVRNPLGSPDVIGFGTGAHTGALITIIVLNGGYLQIATGAIIGGLLTALLVYLLAWRQGIHGFRLIITGIAVSAMLAAFNTWLSITGSLEAAMSVALWAAGSLNGMSWAKGLPAAAFCLCCMLLALLLGRRMQLLEMGDDSASALGIPAERTRLQLMALGVALIAAATAATGPIAFIALVAPQIVKRISNTATLYLSALMGALLLLLADITAQHLFFPQQFPVGVITVSIGGVYLIWLLLCEAKRI